The following are from one region of the Methanoculleus caldifontis genome:
- a CDS encoding 2-phospho-L-lactate transferase CofD family protein, translating into MITFLSAGPGASALIRGARQILYDSEITVVASTAGNCTVSGSHFAPEIDTAVYFFAGILDTGRGWGIKGDTYATHNYLPKVGGGEPFPVGDRARAVQIARAALLSGGKSLTEAVGVQSRALNIGATVLPATDAEASLLVDTGTERLPLFFYRMAGSDTEVRELVRTGPARPPVTDEVRAAIEASDAVVIGPAHPAASVLSILDCEGMRDLLRDAFVVAVSPFRGSAAPDPKDAALMYAAGEKPTSPGVFRLYRDFVDVFVQDIHDPDEVKGSLRLETRLLHERQAESLAWDIMAVIRHAVS; encoded by the coding sequence ATGATCACCTTCCTCTCGGCCGGGCCCGGAGCGTCCGCCCTCATCCGGGGCGCCCGGCAGATCCTCTACGATTCCGAGATCACCGTGGTCGCGTCCACCGCCGGGAACTGCACGGTATCGGGGAGCCACTTCGCGCCCGAGATCGACACCGCGGTCTACTTCTTCGCCGGCATCCTCGATACCGGCCGGGGGTGGGGGATCAAGGGGGACACCTACGCCACCCACAACTACCTCCCGAAGGTGGGGGGCGGCGAGCCCTTCCCGGTCGGCGACCGCGCCCGGGCCGTCCAGATCGCCCGGGCGGCCCTCCTCTCCGGGGGGAAAAGCCTCACCGAGGCGGTCGGGGTCCAGAGCCGGGCGCTCAACATCGGGGCGACGGTCCTCCCGGCGACCGACGCCGAGGCCTCCCTCCTCGTCGACACCGGGACCGAACGCCTCCCGCTCTTCTTCTACCGGATGGCCGGCAGCGACACCGAGGTCCGGGAACTCGTCCGCACCGGACCCGCTCGCCCCCCGGTCACGGACGAGGTCCGGGCGGCGATCGAGGCGAGCGACGCCGTGGTGATCGGCCCGGCGCATCCGGCCGCAAGCGTCCTTTCCATCCTCGACTGCGAGGGGATGCGGGACCTCCTTCGCGATGCGTTCGTCGTCGCGGTCTCCCCCTTCCGGGGGAGCGCCGCGCCGGACCCGAAGGACGCCGCCCTGATGTACGCCGCCGGCGAGAAACCGACCTCTCCGGGGGTCTTCCGGCTCTATCGGGACTTCGTCGACGTCTTCGTTCAGGACATCCACGACCCGGACGAGGTCAAAGGCTCGCTCCGCCTCGAGACCCGCCTCCTCCACGAGCGGCAGGCGGAATCGCTCGCCTGGGACATCATGGCGGTCATACGACACGCCGTTTCGTAA
- a CDS encoding SAM-dependent methyltransferase, producing the protein MYPFTDRFMSSAENVEFLKATMMGPNAMRVSEELSSHLKINENMRILDLGCGQGLSTLFLVKKYGASVFAADLWISPTENYERFQSLGIDDKAVPISVDATKGLPFANGYFDLLFTVDAYHHFGDTEEMLPSLIPFVKKGGYIAVAIPGIKYEFGENVPDEMKPFWNDEVARTIHSLDWWKELWSRAKGIEIIDIREMLCCNQTWDEWHTAHWEGIEEDIKMRKAENGNYYNLIQMIAKVI; encoded by the coding sequence ATGTATCCATTTACAGACCGGTTCATGTCCAGCGCTGAAAATGTCGAGTTCCTGAAAGCCACAATGATGGGGCCAAACGCCATGCGGGTATCAGAGGAACTCTCGTCGCACCTGAAGATCAATGAGAATATGCGAATCCTTGACCTCGGCTGCGGGCAGGGTCTATCCACGCTGTTTCTGGTGAAAAAATATGGCGCGTCCGTCTTCGCCGCCGACCTCTGGATCTCGCCGACTGAAAACTACGAGCGTTTTCAATCTCTCGGGATTGATGATAAGGCCGTTCCGATCTCCGTAGACGCGACCAAGGGGCTGCCTTTCGCAAACGGATATTTTGATCTGTTGTTCACCGTGGACGCTTACCATCATTTTGGCGATACGGAGGAGATGCTTCCGTCGCTCATTCCTTTTGTGAAAAAAGGCGGCTATATTGCCGTGGCGATTCCCGGCATAAAGTATGAATTCGGGGAGAATGTCCCCGACGAAATGAAGCCGTTCTGGAATGATGAGGTGGCAAGGACCATACACTCTCTTGACTGGTGGAAGGAACTGTGGAGCAGGGCAAAGGGCATTGAAATAATTGACATTCGCGAGATGCTCTGCTGTAACCAGACGTGGGATGAATGGCATACCGCGCATTGGGAAGGTATCGAGGAAGATATAAAGATGAGGAAAGCTGAAAACGGGAATTACTATAACCTCATTCAAATGATTGCTAAAGTAATCTAA
- a CDS encoding MarR family winged helix-turn-helix transcriptional regulator: protein MDRTTVEAHLNRVPVEVRESVMELSTDARWAVYIALTLGKEMHFNELKETFGANPSEMDRILKSLVDGGLIAKKVRTLEDVGDRRKVYYTSTDYGKKMLNALCDVVLPPESLVKQYKPTSSDSGNSCTMYPGTVKRSGETDPENWRFDRTPAGRDAFNTKPTITGAKQAETRV from the coding sequence ATGGACCGGACAACTGTGGAGGCTCACTTAAACCGGGTACCTGTTGAGGTTCGTGAGTCCGTGATGGAACTCTCGACGGATGCCAGATGGGCCGTATACATAGCGCTTACCCTCGGGAAGGAGATGCATTTCAACGAACTCAAGGAGACCTTCGGGGCGAACCCGAGCGAGATGGACCGCATCCTGAAGTCTCTGGTCGATGGGGGCCTCATCGCGAAGAAGGTGAGAACGCTGGAGGATGTCGGCGACCGGAGGAAGGTGTATTACACATCGACAGACTATGGAAAAAAGATGTTAAACGCCCTGTGCGACGTGGTGCTTCCTCCCGAGAGCCTGGTCAAGCAGTATAAACCCACCTCGAGCGATAGCGGAAACTCCTGCACCATGTATCCGGGAACTGTGAAGAGAAGCGGTGAGACCGATCCCGAGAACTGGCGATTCGACCGGACACCTGCCGGAAGGGACGCCTTCAATACGAAACCGACAATCACCGGCGCAAAACAGGCAGAGACCAGGGTGTGA